Proteins from one Trichocoleus desertorum ATA4-8-CV12 genomic window:
- a CDS encoding class I SAM-dependent methyltransferase has translation MNTSPLYGFKVLDIGCGALSSYAPSPDGEDLLVHFYNDHPPIAAEILQILGAQVTGIEPRPHNKQEYSHPLSYKHKVMEFSEIGDWLPSVEEKFDVIACLHLFSRPDFLYTYSSPKEITHFFRNFRKAISPQGLLYTSVPLLPASLENQEINQQIFREAGFKVIYEGYYWILEPV, from the coding sequence ATGAACACTAGTCCCTTGTATGGATTCAAAGTTTTAGATATTGGCTGTGGTGCTCTTTCCTCTTATGCACCTTCTCCAGATGGTGAAGACTTACTAGTGCACTTCTACAACGATCACCCACCGATCGCAGCCGAAATTCTGCAAATTCTAGGGGCACAAGTCACTGGAATTGAACCCAGACCGCACAACAAACAGGAATACTCGCACCCCCTTTCCTACAAGCACAAAGTCATGGAATTCTCGGAGATTGGCGATTGGTTGCCATCTGTCGAAGAAAAATTTGATGTCATCGCTTGCTTGCACTTGTTTAGTCGTCCCGACTTCCTCTATACCTACAGTTCACCCAAGGAAATCACTCACTTCTTCCGTAACTTCAGAAAAGCAATTTCGCCTCAAGGATTGCTATATACCAGCGTACCCCTATTACCTGCTTCACTAGAAAATCAGGAAATCAACCAACAGATTTTCCGAGAGGCTGGTTTTAAGGTAATTTATGAAGGCTATTACTGGATTTTGGAGCCTGTTTAG